The Petropleomorpha daqingensis genome includes a window with the following:
- a CDS encoding mycoredoxin, which translates to MSAAVSAVTMYTTTWCGYCVRLKKLMQREGIDYAEVDIEVDESAADVVMAANGGNRTVPTLVFADGTALTNPSIDQVKAALSQSSRLNGA; encoded by the coding sequence ATGTCTGCCGCCGTGTCCGCCGTGACGATGTACACCACCACCTGGTGCGGTTACTGCGTCCGCCTCAAGAAGCTCATGCAGCGCGAGGGCATCGACTACGCCGAGGTCGACATCGAGGTCGACGAGTCGGCGGCGGACGTCGTCATGGCGGCCAACGGCGGCAACCGGACGGTGCCTACTCTTGTCTTCGCCGACGGCACCGCCCTGACCAACCCGAGCATCGACCAGGTCAAGGCTGCTCTCTCACAGTCATCGAGGTTGAACGGCGCGTGA
- a CDS encoding ANTAR domain-containing protein encodes MNARSERTGVAGCPDSVTLPLLPDSPPVALVRTARGWSVVCPAGGEPVEGLLEGLTLADVIADELGQQLEPDRTARRSARGPAPTEAEDPRDARIAALERTVAQLEHALAARVSTERAIGVLAEREGCSPREAFEGLRQQARSSGRPVVELAREVLDSLPDAPVAIAPVPDAEPAAAGPAPAPRPRAPLARRAEHPRTRFGAAPGATGEALS; translated from the coding sequence GTGAACGCGCGGAGCGAGCGGACCGGCGTGGCCGGCTGCCCGGACTCCGTGACCCTTCCGCTGCTCCCCGACTCGCCGCCGGTCGCGCTGGTGCGCACCGCGCGCGGCTGGTCGGTGGTGTGCCCGGCCGGCGGTGAGCCGGTCGAGGGGCTGCTCGAGGGGCTGACCCTCGCCGACGTGATCGCCGACGAGCTCGGGCAGCAGCTCGAGCCCGACCGCACCGCCCGGCGCTCCGCCCGCGGTCCCGCGCCCACCGAGGCGGAGGACCCGCGCGACGCGCGCATCGCCGCGCTCGAGCGCACCGTCGCCCAGCTGGAGCACGCCCTCGCCGCCCGCGTCTCCACCGAGCGGGCCATCGGCGTGCTCGCCGAGCGCGAGGGGTGCAGCCCCCGGGAGGCGTTCGAAGGGCTGCGCCAGCAGGCGCGCTCGTCGGGCCGCCCGGTGGTCGAGCTCGCCCGCGAGGTGCTCGACTCGCTGCCCGACGCCCCGGTCGCGATCGCCCCGGTGCCCGACGCCGAGCCGGCCGCGGCCGGACCCGCGCCGGCACCGCGGCCGCGCGCACCGCTCGCGCGCCGCGCGGAGCACCCGCGTACCCGGTTCGGTGCCGCACCCGGCGCCACCGGGGAAGCTCTCTCCTGA
- a CDS encoding uridine kinase: MLAQAVAALLPARGRAAVVVPASGFYRPASLRLEHGRTDPDARYTDWLDAGALAREVLDPLGPGGSGEYLPVLWDVDRDRAARADRQPMPPDGVLLVAGALLQGLGLAFDVVVHLRMSPAARRRRTPDGDAWELPAFDRYDAEVDPAALADAVVLADHPEKPALIVAGRLA; encoded by the coding sequence GTGCTCGCGCAGGCCGTCGCCGCGCTGCTGCCGGCGCGCGGCCGGGCCGCCGTCGTCGTCCCCGCGTCCGGCTTCTACCGGCCGGCGTCCCTGCGGCTGGAGCACGGGCGCACCGACCCCGACGCGCGCTACACCGACTGGCTCGACGCCGGGGCGCTGGCCCGCGAGGTGCTCGACCCGCTCGGCCCCGGCGGCAGCGGCGAGTACCTGCCGGTCCTGTGGGACGTCGACCGCGACCGCGCCGCCCGCGCCGACCGGCAGCCGATGCCCCCGGACGGCGTGCTGCTCGTCGCCGGGGCGCTGCTGCAGGGGCTGGGGCTCGCCTTCGACGTCGTCGTCCACCTGCGGATGAGCCCGGCCGCGCGCCGCCGCCGCACCCCGGACGGCGACGCGTGGGAACTGCCCGCGTTCGACCGCTACGACGCCGAGGTCGACCCGGCGGCGCTGGCCGACGCCGTGGTGCTCGCCGACCACCCGGAGAAGCCTGCGCTGATCGTCGCCGGCCGACTGGCCTAG
- the nudC gene encoding NAD(+) diphosphatase, which produces MTVPGSTPADNPPPSVTPVTESAWPESSRATTGAIPILSRSGHDRGHRWRDLDDPARGRSVRVLTVDDKRAVPVHEGPNGPELVWDEQPELPLGAVYLGESDGVSYAAQRGERALTVNGRPVDTWTGLREIGADLGDLDAGLLAQAIGILEWHERNRFSPLSGAATTIEKAGWVQRDPETGAEIFPRTDPAVIMLVHDGGDRCVLGRQAVWPPGRFSILAGFVEPGESAEGAVAREVAEEVGLRVTDVRYVASQPWPFPQSLMLGFTARVDGDATLHLDEDEIEEARWFTRDELRSGAGPRALPPPVSIARYIIDRWVEGDL; this is translated from the coding sequence ATGACGGTCCCGGGCAGCACACCGGCCGACAACCCGCCGCCGTCGGTCACCCCTGTCACCGAGTCGGCCTGGCCGGAGTCGAGCCGGGCCACCACCGGCGCGATCCCGATCCTGTCCCGCTCGGGGCACGACCGCGGGCACCGGTGGCGCGACCTCGACGACCCCGCCCGGGGCCGGTCGGTCCGCGTGCTCACCGTCGACGACAAGCGCGCCGTTCCCGTGCACGAGGGCCCGAACGGCCCGGAGCTGGTGTGGGACGAGCAGCCCGAGCTGCCCCTCGGCGCGGTCTACCTCGGCGAGTCCGACGGCGTCTCCTACGCCGCGCAGCGCGGCGAGCGGGCGCTGACCGTGAACGGCCGGCCCGTGGACACCTGGACCGGGCTGCGGGAGATCGGCGCCGACCTCGGCGACCTCGACGCCGGGCTGCTCGCGCAGGCCATCGGCATCCTCGAGTGGCACGAGCGCAACCGGTTCAGCCCGCTGTCCGGCGCCGCGACCACGATCGAGAAGGCCGGCTGGGTGCAGCGCGACCCGGAGACCGGCGCCGAGATCTTCCCGCGCACCGACCCGGCCGTGATCATGCTCGTCCACGACGGCGGCGACCGGTGCGTGCTCGGCCGGCAGGCGGTGTGGCCGCCGGGGCGGTTCTCCATCCTCGCCGGGTTCGTCGAGCCGGGGGAGTCGGCGGAGGGCGCGGTCGCCCGCGAGGTGGCCGAGGAGGTTGGGCTGCGGGTCACCGACGTCCGCTACGTCGCCAGCCAGCCGTGGCCGTTCCCGCAGTCGCTGATGCTCGGCTTCACCGCCCGGGTGGACGGCGACGCGACGCTGCACCTCGACGAGGACGAGATCGAGGAGGCCCGCTGGTTCACCCGCGACGAGCTCCGCTCCGGCGCGGGGCCGCGGGCGCTGCCGCCGCCGGTGTCGATCGCCCGGTACATCATCGACCGCTGGGTCGAGGGCGACCTCTAG
- a CDS encoding M16 family metallopeptidase — translation MSTALDLSLIPPLGEPRPQPVPEVTETVLPSGLRVVVVPRPGVPLVELRLRVPFAATSARSAATHTARTAVLSGAVLLGTAAHDQTEIAQLLQGHGAELSVSADPDRLLLSTTLLPEGLAPVLGVLAELLTSAAYPNDQVEGERARVAERISIARSQPGVIARTALAARRYGAHPYALQLPSPDLVLAVRSTALRTLHRDRLVPAGSTLVLVGDLDPQAAIDAAGSALTEWSREGEAVTAPDVPAIAPGALEIVDRRGAVQSNIRLGGPAPGRTDPDLPAVRLANMVFGGYFSSRLVENIRERRGYTYSPRSSVDHLVASSSFLVEADVATEVTAPALLETQYELGRIALTPVTEAELDAARRYVLGSMALSTATHAGLASTLSALLGAGLPSDWLAEHQRALAEVTVEQVQDVARRYLAPSGLTAVVVGDADVITEPLRALGPVEVAAGEVEE, via the coding sequence GTGAGCACCGCCCTCGACCTGTCGCTGATCCCGCCGCTCGGCGAGCCCCGGCCGCAGCCGGTCCCGGAGGTCACCGAGACCGTGCTGCCCAGCGGCCTGCGGGTGGTCGTCGTCCCCCGGCCCGGGGTGCCGCTGGTCGAGCTGCGGCTGCGGGTGCCGTTCGCGGCGACCAGCGCCCGCAGCGCCGCCACGCACACGGCCCGCACCGCCGTCCTCTCCGGGGCCGTGCTGCTCGGCACGGCCGCGCACGACCAGACCGAGATCGCCCAGCTGCTGCAGGGGCACGGCGCCGAGCTGTCGGTGTCGGCCGACCCCGACCGCCTGCTGCTGTCCACGACGCTGCTGCCCGAAGGGCTGGCGCCGGTGCTCGGCGTGCTGGCCGAGCTGCTGACCAGCGCGGCGTACCCGAACGACCAGGTCGAGGGGGAGCGCGCCCGGGTGGCCGAGCGGATCTCCATCGCCCGCTCGCAGCCCGGCGTCATCGCCCGGACGGCGCTGGCCGCCCGCCGCTACGGCGCCCACCCCTACGCCCTGCAGCTGCCCTCGCCCGACCTGGTCCTGGCGGTCCGCAGCACCGCGCTGCGGACCCTGCACCGCGACCGGCTGGTGCCGGCCGGCAGCACGCTCGTGCTCGTGGGTGACCTCGATCCGCAGGCCGCGATCGACGCCGCCGGGTCGGCGCTGACCGAGTGGTCGCGCGAGGGGGAGGCGGTCACCGCCCCGGACGTGCCGGCGATCGCCCCCGGTGCCCTGGAGATCGTCGACCGCCGCGGCGCGGTGCAGTCGAACATCCGCCTCGGCGGCCCGGCGCCCGGGCGCACCGACCCGGACCTGCCGGCGGTGCGGCTGGCGAACATGGTCTTCGGCGGCTACTTCTCCTCGCGGCTGGTGGAGAACATCCGCGAGCGCCGCGGCTACACCTACAGCCCGCGCAGCTCGGTGGACCACCTCGTCGCGTCGTCGTCCTTCCTGGTGGAGGCCGACGTCGCCACCGAGGTGACCGCACCGGCCCTGCTCGAGACGCAGTACGAGCTGGGGCGGATCGCGCTCACCCCGGTCACGGAGGCCGAGCTGGACGCCGCCCGTCGCTACGTGCTCGGCAGCATGGCGCTGTCGACGGCCACGCACGCGGGGCTGGCCAGCACGCTGTCGGCGCTGCTCGGCGCCGGGCTGCCCAGCGACTGGCTGGCCGAGCACCAGCGCGCGCTGGCCGAGGTCACCGTCGAGCAGGTGCAGGACGTCGCCCGCCGCTACCTCGCGCCCTCGGGGCTGACCGCGGTGGTCGTCGGGGACGCCGACGTGATCACCGAGCCGCTGCGCGCGCTCGGGCCGGTCGAGGTCGCCGCCGGCGAGGTGGAGGAATGA
- a CDS encoding M16 family metallopeptidase, whose translation MTAAGAELTLRHPVERFSLDNGLRVVLAPDRSVPVVAVSVFYDVGMRNEPEGRTGFAHLFEHMMFQGSAHVPKMEHARLVQAAGGTFNGSTHQDYTNYFEALPAEALERALFLEADRMAAPAITEENLRNQIDVVKEEIRVNVLNRPYGAFPWLQLPQIAFESFANTHDGYGSFVDLESSTVDDAADFFSTYYAPGNAVLCIGGDLDVAETEELVRRWFGPVPARPVPPLPPTGEPSPTGPRRGEVEDRLAPAPAVAVGWRVPDPVGDLDTYLGTVLLSELLSEGDASRLERRLIHDDRIAIAQSSYVGLFGDPFDVRDATLLTTQVHHPAAVGVDTVLAAVHEEIAKVAQDGVPADELARVQARTEAQLLRQADSVLGRTLGFAAAELIHGRAELAGELAARLAAVTPEQVQAAARGLDPDTAAVLELRATGGAK comes from the coding sequence GTGACAGCAGCTGGGGCCGAACTGACTCTGCGGCACCCGGTGGAGCGCTTCTCGCTCGACAACGGGTTGCGCGTCGTCCTCGCTCCCGACCGCAGTGTGCCGGTCGTGGCGGTCAGCGTCTTCTACGACGTCGGCATGCGCAACGAGCCCGAGGGCCGCACCGGTTTCGCCCACCTCTTCGAGCACATGATGTTCCAGGGCTCGGCGCACGTGCCGAAGATGGAGCACGCGCGGCTGGTCCAGGCGGCCGGGGGGACGTTCAACGGCTCGACCCACCAGGACTACACGAACTACTTCGAGGCGCTGCCCGCCGAGGCCCTCGAGCGCGCGCTGTTCCTCGAGGCCGACCGGATGGCCGCCCCGGCGATCACCGAGGAGAACCTCCGCAACCAGATCGACGTGGTCAAGGAGGAGATCCGGGTCAACGTGCTCAACCGGCCCTACGGCGCCTTCCCGTGGCTGCAGCTGCCGCAGATCGCGTTCGAGAGCTTCGCCAACACCCACGACGGCTACGGCTCGTTCGTCGACCTGGAGTCCTCGACGGTCGACGACGCCGCGGACTTCTTCTCCACGTACTACGCCCCGGGCAACGCCGTCCTGTGCATCGGCGGTGACCTCGACGTGGCCGAGACCGAGGAGCTGGTCCGCCGCTGGTTCGGCCCCGTGCCGGCCCGGCCGGTGCCGCCGCTGCCGCCGACCGGCGAGCCGTCGCCGACCGGCCCCCGTCGCGGCGAGGTCGAGGACCGGCTCGCCCCGGCGCCCGCGGTCGCGGTCGGCTGGCGGGTCCCGGACCCGGTCGGTGACCTCGACACCTACCTGGGCACCGTGCTGCTCTCCGAGCTGCTCAGCGAGGGCGACGCCTCGCGGTTGGAGCGCCGCCTGATCCACGACGACCGGATCGCGATCGCGCAGAGCAGCTACGTCGGGCTGTTCGGCGACCCGTTCGACGTCCGCGACGCCACGCTGCTCACCACCCAGGTGCACCACCCGGCCGCCGTCGGGGTGGACACGGTGCTGGCCGCCGTCCACGAGGAGATCGCCAAGGTGGCCCAGGACGGCGTCCCGGCCGACGAACTGGCCCGCGTGCAGGCCCGCACCGAGGCCCAGCTGCTGCGCCAGGCCGACTCGGTGCTCGGCCGCACCCTCGGCTTCGCCGCCGCCGAGCTGATCCACGGCCGCGCGGAACTGGCCGGCGAGCTCGCCGCCCGGCTGGCTGCCGTCACCCCCGAGCAGGTGCAGGCGGCGGCGCGGGGACTCGATCCGGACACCGCGGCGGTCCTCGAGCTGCGCGCGACCGGGGGTGCCAAGTGA